The Polluticoccus soli sequence CAGCGGCTCGCCCATACCCATGAAGACGATATTGGTGAGGCCTTTGCCGTAATGCTCCAGCGCCTGCTGGTTGGCAAGTACTACTTCATCCACGATCTCATCAAATTCGACGTTCCGTTTACGCGGTAGAAAACCAGTAGCACAGAACTTACAAGCCAGGGAGCAACCTACCTGCGAGGATACGCAGACTGTCATACGCTTTTCAGTAGGTATCAGCACGCTCTCAATAAAATGACCATCGTGCAGCTGCAGGCGGTTTTTGATAGTGCCATCGCTGCTGAACTGGCTATGATGCACTTTTACCTTGGGTATATAATATCCTTCAGCCAGCTTCTCACGAAGGGGCTTCGACAGATTAGTCATATCACTAATATCGCCCGCAAATTTCTTCCACATCCATTCGTACACCTGTTTGGCCCTGAACTTAGGTTCACCCCATTCTTTGAATAATTTTTCCAGGTCTTCCAGGCTTAGATGCCTCAAATTCTTCATGTTGCAAAGGTACGAGCTCAAAATTTCATTAAATCATAAACTAAGGTGCGGATATCATAAAAAATTCTTTATATTTTAGAGCAAAATCACACATATGAAAAAAGTTCTCCGTTTCGTGGGCATTTTAATCCTGATCATCGTTGCCGCGGTGGTAATTCTTGGGCTCATAGCACCAAAAGAGATAACAGTAGAGCGCTCTATAGCGATCAACGGTTCGAAGGACATAGTGTCCGAACAAATGATGAAATATAACAATTATCAATATTGGAATCCCTGGGCTGATATGGATTCTAACATGAAATGGGATGTGACCGGTGAAGACGGAGCGCCCGGCGCCAGGTACCACTGGACAGGTCCCGAAGTAGGCGAAGGTGAAATGGTGACCAAAGAGGCACGACCTGATGGAATGAGCTACTCACTGCACTTTGTAGAGCCTTTTGAAAGCGATGCTGAAGGTACCTACCGGGTAGAGGATATGGGTAACGGCCAAACCAAAGCTATCCAGACATTTACTCAAAAAGAAAACTTCCCTATGAATGGCCTTATGATGGCTATGAACATGAGGGGCATGCTGGAGCAAAGCTTTGACAAAGGCCTGGCCAAGCTGAAAAAACATGTGGAGAGCGGCGCTGCGGGTGCTTTTGCTATTAAAGAAGTGCAGTTCCCTGCCAATACTTATGCTACTATTCGCAAAGACATTGGCTGGGATGAGATGAACAAATTCTTTGGCGAGAGCTGGGGTGTATTGGGCAAAGAAGCAGGTCAGAGGATCACTGGTGCTCCCGCAGGTATATTCTATACCTGGAATGAGCAAAACCATAGGACCGATGCCGCTGCGGCCTTTCCAATATCTGGCAGTGAACCAGTGAACAGCGCTATATTGACAACAGTAC is a genomic window containing:
- a CDS encoding SRPBCC family protein produces the protein MKKVLRFVGILILIIVAAVVILGLIAPKEITVERSIAINGSKDIVSEQMMKYNNYQYWNPWADMDSNMKWDVTGEDGAPGARYHWTGPEVGEGEMVTKEARPDGMSYSLHFVEPFESDAEGTYRVEDMGNGQTKAIQTFTQKENFPMNGLMMAMNMRGMLEQSFDKGLAKLKKHVESGAAGAFAIKEVQFPANTYATIRKDIGWDEMNKFFGESWGVLGKEAGQRITGAPAGIFYTWNEQNHRTDAAAAFPISGSEPVNSAILTTVPDSRAYMVEYKGGQTGMIRAHEAIGKRMAANGKKQSYVIEEYIVGPEQEADSNKWRTNIYYILQ